A single genomic interval of Lathyrus oleraceus cultivar Zhongwan6 chromosome 7, CAAS_Psat_ZW6_1.0, whole genome shotgun sequence harbors:
- the LOC127103099 gene encoding uncharacterized protein LOC127103099: MHAPTLSPEKSQDKEMSDDIINKLGNKDKNHVDQPTDIVNIEELDSDDIPIGKRLAPGISKRLNSWKGQVVGSSSTPSKYVRKKANVGPTIRWSNVVTPTPKKKYLKRKEVPSESSEYDQDVEHNVQDIISTSRKQASGKKIPTNIHEVPLDNISFHYVENVEKWKYVYQRRRELEMELGNDVFKCKEVSSLIQETGLVKTITGFRKCYEMLVKEFVVNISKECDNKRIKEFIKVYVRGRCVYFSPEIINRFLGRNEEEQAKIEVSDNIIYKEITAKQVKEWPWKGKMYVRALGV; this comes from the coding sequence ATGCATGCACCTACTCTCTCTCCTGAGAAATCTCAAGACAAAGAAATGTCTGATGATATAATTAATAAGCTAGGCAACAAAGATAAAAACCATGTTGATCAACCCACTGACATTGTTAATATTGAGGAATTGGACTCTGATGATATCCCTATCGGGAAAAGACTGGCTCCTGGCATATCTAAAAGATTGAATAGTTGGAAAGGTCAAGTTGTTGGGTCCTCTAGCACTCCCTCCAAATATGTCAGGAAGAAGGCTAATGTTGGTCCCACTATAAGATGGAGCAATGTGGTTACTCCTACACCTAAGAAGAAGTATCTGAAAAGGAAGGAAGTTCCTTCCGAATCTAGTGAATATGATCAGGATGTCGAACATAATGTTCAAGACATCATCTCCACTTCCAGAAAGCAAGCTTCTGGGAAGAAGATTCCAACCAACATTCATGAAGTTCCACTTGACAACATCTCTTTTCACTATGTTGAAAATGTTGAAAAATGGAAATATGTTTATCAAAGAAGGCGAGAATtggaaatggaattggggaaTGATGTGTTTAAATGTAAAGAGGTGTCGAGTTTGATTCAAGAAACTGGTCTGGTGAAAACTATAACAGGTTTTAGGAAGTGCTATGAAATGCTGGTCAAAGAATTTGTTGTGAACATCTCCAAAGAGTGTGACAATAAAAGGATCAAGGAATTTATAAAAGTGTATGTCAGAGGAAGATGTGTGTATTTTTCTCCTGAAATAATCAACAGGTTCTTAGGAAGAAATGAAGAAGAACAAGCTAAAATTGAAGTCTCAGACAATATCATCTACAAAGAGATCACTGCTAAGCAAGTAAAAGAATGGCCATGGAAAGGAAAAATGTATGTTAGGGCCTTAGGTGTCTAG